A single genomic interval of Paenibacillus macerans harbors:
- a CDS encoding ABC transporter ATP-binding protein, whose product MLSIRQVSIRSGDKKLVDNVSLSIREGDWHALVGQSGSGKTLLSQAIGRMLPPNLQAEGSIFYKERDLFALSPGQLRTIRGSKLSYVFQDYQGSFTPFRTIGQHFEEYQKAHGNSDSRARQRSALDALDSVGLDESVYKRYPFQLSGGQLQRVSIAMALLLSPDLLIADEITTALDSVSGHKILELLAKRQKETGFAILFITHDWRPVKRYANRIAVMKEGQVVEAGEKDHVLGNPQHAYTKQLINAAPTIDRFLSTSVREAEIV is encoded by the coding sequence ATGTTGTCGATCAGACAGGTATCGATTCGCAGCGGAGACAAGAAACTTGTCGACAACGTGTCGCTCTCTATTCGCGAGGGAGATTGGCATGCCCTGGTCGGACAAAGCGGGAGCGGGAAAACGTTGCTCTCTCAAGCCATTGGCCGCATGCTTCCCCCTAATTTGCAGGCAGAGGGGAGCATTTTTTATAAGGAACGGGATTTATTTGCTTTATCGCCTGGACAGTTGAGAACGATTCGCGGCTCAAAACTGTCGTATGTGTTTCAGGATTATCAGGGTTCTTTTACCCCCTTTAGAACGATTGGCCAACACTTTGAAGAATACCAGAAAGCTCACGGCAACTCCGATTCCCGAGCCCGGCAACGAAGCGCATTGGACGCGCTTGATTCCGTCGGGTTGGATGAGTCCGTGTACAAGCGATATCCGTTTCAGTTAAGCGGGGGGCAGCTTCAGCGTGTCTCCATTGCAATGGCGCTGCTGCTGTCGCCGGATTTATTGATCGCCGATGAAATCACCACGGCATTGGATAGTGTCTCCGGGCACAAGATTTTGGAGTTGCTTGCAAAGAGACAGAAGGAAACCGGCTTTGCCATTCTGTTTATCACGCATGATTGGCGCCCCGTGAAACGTTATGCAAACCGCATCGCTGTCATGAAAGAAGGCCAAGTGGTTGAAGCAGGAGAGAAAGATCATGTGCTTGGCAACCCCCAGCATGCGTATACTAAACAATTAATCAACGCGGCCCCGACGATTGATCGCTTCCTTTCAACAAGTGTGCGGGAGGCGGAGATCGTATGA
- a CDS encoding ABC transporter ATP-binding protein, which translates to MKLLTVKNLTKSYQGQKTAIHPLSFELHQGECLGLVGESGCGKSTLARCLLRIEAIDGGSIYFKDEAIERLNERQLHAYRQKMQIVLQNPLAALNPKLKIKDSLIDPYEQYRKQLSLRHFSYTSKKAFVKQLLEAAQLPESLADRYPHELSGGQRQRVTIARAISIEPELLVLDEPTASLDVISQGAILALLAELRVSLNLSYLFISHDLAAVAQMSGRILVMKEGRLVDQFHRDHLLSDERHPYTQELISIF; encoded by the coding sequence ATGAAGCTGCTTACGGTGAAAAACCTGACCAAATCCTATCAAGGGCAAAAAACGGCGATTCATCCGCTCTCCTTTGAACTGCATCAAGGCGAATGTCTTGGCCTTGTCGGTGAAAGCGGCTGCGGCAAAAGCACGCTCGCCCGCTGTTTGCTGCGCATCGAGGCGATCGACGGAGGTTCGATTTATTTCAAGGATGAAGCGATTGAACGCCTGAATGAGCGCCAATTGCACGCTTATCGGCAAAAGATGCAGATTGTGCTGCAAAATCCATTGGCCGCGTTGAACCCGAAGCTAAAAATAAAAGATTCTCTAATCGATCCATACGAACAGTATCGAAAACAGCTGAGTCTGCGGCATTTTTCCTATACCTCAAAGAAGGCCTTTGTGAAGCAGCTTCTTGAAGCCGCCCAACTGCCGGAGAGCCTGGCGGACCGTTATCCGCATGAATTAAGCGGCGGACAGCGCCAGCGGGTGACGATTGCCCGTGCGATCAGCATCGAACCGGAACTTCTTGTATTGGATGAACCTACCGCAAGTCTGGATGTGATCTCGCAAGGGGCGATTCTTGCTTTATTGGCGGAGCTTCGCGTATCTTTGAATCTTTCTTATTTATTCATTTCGCACGATTTGGCCGCTGTCGCGCAAATGAGCGGGCGTATTCTGGTGATGAAAGAAGGGCGGCTTGTCGATCAATTCCATCGCGATCATTTGTTGTCCGATGAACGGCACCCGTATACCCAAGAGCTCATTTCAATTTTTTAG
- a CDS encoding GNAT family N-acetyltransferase gives MNTRMAVSVNEVTKEQVQAAIDFMVGIRSEVFPMLQNDPLPKDMADFEQVYLGPEDASFFVASAEDGRVVGTIGVLRYDDRIEAIRGRYNQESVAEIVRCFVGPAARRAGVGSLLFRKAANFAMDAGYPMLYLHTHHFLSGAVAFWQRQGFSIFLDQRDDWETIHMERSKSCSIE, from the coding sequence ATGAACACGAGAATGGCTGTTTCCGTGAACGAAGTGACAAAGGAGCAAGTTCAGGCTGCGATCGATTTTATGGTGGGCATACGCAGTGAAGTGTTTCCCATGCTCCAGAATGATCCATTACCAAAAGACATGGCGGATTTTGAACAGGTTTATTTGGGACCCGAGGATGCTTCATTTTTTGTAGCCTCCGCAGAAGATGGCCGAGTGGTCGGAACCATCGGCGTGTTGCGTTACGACGATCGCATTGAAGCGATCCGCGGTCGCTATAATCAAGAAAGCGTAGCGGAGATTGTCCGGTGTTTTGTCGGTCCGGCAGCCAGAAGGGCTGGGGTCGGCTCCCTTCTCTTTCGGAAGGCAGCGAACTTTGCCATGGATGCCGGGTACCCGATGTTGTATTTGCACACTCATCATTTCTTAAGCGGCGCGGTCGCATTTTGGCAGCGTCAGGGATTTTCGATCTTCCTGGACCAACGGGACGATTGGGAAACGATTCATATGGAAAGGAGCAAGTCGTGTTCAATTGAGTGA
- a CDS encoding nucleoside deaminase has product MGENNHQYWMKTAVREAYENVRLAQGGPFGAIVVKDGKIIGTGRNLVTSLNDPTAHAEVQAIREACRHLGDFQLKGCTIYTSCEPCPMCIGAIYWARPDAVYYACTKEEAAGIGFDDQFIYEEIAKPMDQRFIPMEQIKTAESLLPFNAWRASSSKIEY; this is encoded by the coding sequence ATGGGAGAAAATAATCATCAATATTGGATGAAAACGGCGGTACGCGAAGCTTACGAAAATGTACGCCTTGCGCAGGGAGGTCCTTTTGGCGCGATTGTGGTTAAGGATGGGAAAATCATCGGGACGGGACGAAACCTTGTTACCTCGCTTAATGATCCTACAGCTCATGCCGAGGTGCAGGCCATTCGCGAAGCCTGCCGGCATTTGGGCGATTTTCAGCTTAAGGGTTGTACGATCTACACCAGCTGCGAGCCTTGTCCGATGTGTATTGGGGCGATATATTGGGCTCGTCCCGACGCCGTCTATTATGCCTGCACCAAGGAGGAGGCGGCCGGGATCGGATTTGACGATCAGTTCATTTATGAAGAAATCGCCAAACCGATGGATCAACGGTTTATTCCAATGGAGCAAATCAAAACAGCCGAAAGCCTGCTGCCGTTTAACGCTTGGAGAGCTTCCAGCAGCAAGATCGAATACTGA
- a CDS encoding BofC C-terminal domain-containing protein translates to MNIFHIKKQLKRRWRRWRRAIWTIGACSLVAIMAWLGMPLSEQMENLMTNEPIAMETWGKLQKAAPEATEEDWLTELKRTDRNRIVHLNKIYTCGEESSVLGIMRPDEIAALMKAHPEWEGRLAAGGDVWIDERINGLSETCSKQGYIGIDKDGNLTLFDGPPKKEKVIRTFFQLDVEMMESALPADVLKQLQQGIRIQDVEEYNSVLSTFSDFALEQTEKVMQQNEER, encoded by the coding sequence GTGAATATCTTCCATATCAAAAAGCAACTCAAAAGAAGATGGAGAAGATGGAGACGTGCCATCTGGACGATCGGCGCCTGCAGTTTGGTTGCGATCATGGCTTGGCTCGGGATGCCCTTGTCCGAACAGATGGAAAACTTGATGACCAATGAGCCGATCGCGATGGAAACTTGGGGCAAACTTCAGAAGGCAGCGCCCGAAGCTACCGAGGAAGATTGGTTGACCGAATTGAAGAGAACGGATCGCAACCGCATCGTTCATTTGAATAAAATCTATACCTGTGGCGAAGAAAGCAGCGTATTGGGCATTATGCGGCCGGACGAAATCGCGGCATTGATGAAAGCCCATCCGGAATGGGAAGGGCGGCTTGCGGCCGGCGGCGATGTGTGGATCGACGAAAGGATCAACGGGCTGTCCGAAACCTGCAGCAAGCAAGGATACATCGGCATCGACAAGGACGGAAATCTGACGTTGTTCGATGGGCCTCCCAAGAAGGAAAAGGTCATCCGGACCTTTTTTCAATTGGATGTAGAGATGATGGAGAGCGCCTTGCCGGCGGATGTTTTGAAGCAGCTGCAGCAGGGCATCCGCATTCAGGACGTAGAAGAGTACAACAGCGTTTTGTCCACTTTTAGCGATTTTGCCTTGGAGCAGACCGAAAAGGTCATGCAGCAAAATGAAGAGCGGTAG
- a CDS encoding AraC family transcriptional regulator: MTNLVSEWTEFRFPLYTAVQIRSLYGTSNLPAHKIHEEFAVLIGLAAGKAVLRSGDQTFELAEGTVILLPAGTHAALMTDSLGPLHAYKLSIGISEQTISQYSGSAMRGSELIDGKNVRFFPNEPGIVAMLEELYLYRSPAYEARHVQNQMVFYRIIFELLSRSGGTHSANGELSMERSIAYMENRFRDKITREQLAAMAGVSSSHYSILFKRITGFSPQEYLSRLRVHRAVELLIGGSGTLREIAQKVGYKDEFYLSRRFKRQIGVSPTVYHSISPQRVAVMLTPYASHLLLLGREPVLTISENGEYVHTAELPQPQAMRFIHTDCTFEQLKSALLDTKADMIIAAGEHLHRHGLNPEQLRAVAPVVEIPWMELGWKDHLRLIARAIRQSERAEAWLAAFEQEEKSARLLVRQRAAADETVAILVVRPEGLLVYGARNAGYVIYHSLGLRPPAKIQQLNHKLGNTFHSIPIEPAELADVAGNRLLVIVFPDAKGSTAHAEALFQSPYWKELSAVQRNKVHHLDMDEWIPYNPVSIRLQLQRAVALFSSIQ, encoded by the coding sequence TTGACCAACCTTGTTTCGGAGTGGACGGAGTTCCGCTTTCCATTATATACGGCTGTTCAAATTCGTTCGCTATACGGTACTTCAAATTTGCCGGCACATAAAATCCATGAAGAGTTCGCGGTGCTGATCGGGCTCGCCGCCGGCAAAGCTGTCCTCAGAAGCGGCGATCAGACCTTTGAGCTTGCCGAAGGCACGGTCATACTGCTTCCGGCCGGGACCCATGCCGCGCTGATGACCGATTCCCTTGGACCGCTGCACGCCTACAAGCTTTCCATCGGCATCTCGGAGCAGACCATATCCCAGTATAGCGGCTCCGCGATGCGCGGCAGCGAGCTGATCGATGGCAAGAATGTGCGATTTTTTCCAAATGAACCTGGGATCGTGGCCATGCTGGAGGAGTTGTATCTTTATCGTTCACCGGCTTATGAGGCCCGGCATGTCCAAAATCAAATGGTGTTTTACCGGATTATTTTTGAGCTGCTGTCCCGATCCGGGGGAACCCATTCGGCCAATGGGGAGCTAAGCATGGAGCGAAGCATCGCTTATATGGAGAACCGCTTTAGAGACAAAATAACCCGTGAGCAGTTGGCCGCGATGGCGGGCGTAAGCAGTTCGCATTATTCTATTTTATTTAAGCGGATTACCGGCTTTTCGCCCCAGGAATATCTGTCGCGGCTGCGCGTTCACCGGGCCGTCGAGCTGCTGATCGGCGGTTCGGGCACGCTCAGGGAGATCGCGCAGAAGGTCGGCTACAAGGATGAGTTTTACCTTAGCCGCCGTTTCAAACGGCAGATTGGAGTATCCCCGACGGTTTATCACAGCATTTCTCCGCAGCGCGTGGCCGTCATGCTTACTCCTTATGCCAGCCATCTGCTGCTGCTGGGGCGCGAACCGGTGCTCACGATTTCGGAGAACGGCGAGTATGTCCATACCGCAGAACTGCCGCAGCCGCAAGCGATGAGATTTATCCATACGGATTGTACCTTCGAGCAATTAAAGTCGGCACTGCTGGATACCAAAGCGGATATGATTATCGCGGCGGGGGAGCATTTGCACAGACACGGTCTGAATCCCGAGCAGCTGCGGGCGGTCGCGCCTGTGGTAGAAATTCCGTGGATGGAACTTGGCTGGAAGGATCATCTTCGCCTGATTGCCCGGGCGATTCGGCAAAGCGAAAGGGCGGAAGCGTGGCTGGCGGCATTTGAACAAGAGGAGAAGTCGGCTCGTCTTTTGGTACGGCAAAGGGCGGCCGCGGACGAAACCGTGGCGATTTTGGTTGTCCGGCCGGAGGGACTGCTCGTTTACGGCGCCCGCAATGCCGGGTACGTGATATACCATTCGCTTGGGCTAAGACCCCCGGCAAAAATACAGCAGCTTAATCATAAGCTGGGCAATACATTCCATTCGATTCCCATCGAGCCGGCGGAGCTGGCCGATGTTGCGGGGAATCGCCTGCTCGTGATCGTGTTTCCCGATGCCAAAGGTTCCACCGCACACGCGGAAGCCTTGTTTCAGTCCCCGTACTGGAAAGAGCTTTCCGCCGTACAGCGGAACAAGGTGCATCATTTGGACATGGACGAATGGATTCCATACAATCCCGTGTCCATCCGCCTGCAGTTGCAACGTGCTGTGGCGTTATTTTCCAGCATCCAATAG
- a CDS encoding iron-hydroxamate ABC transporter substrate-binding protein, translating to MRKLLIPFVLSLAVMLSACGASQSQGANQTDRTGDSGNSSPGSSQSSNEPDSGTMTYQSENGPVEVPAHPQRVVVLTRFLTGNVMQLNVPIVGADEMSKENPQFKDRLKDVETVTDESLEKIIELQPDLIIGQSDIKNVDKLKQIAPTVTFTYGKVDYLTQQLEIGKLLNKEKEAQAWVNDFKARTKQAGEEIKAKVGEGATVSVIETFNKQLYVYGYNFGRGTELLYGDLGFSLPEKTKEATKKDGYFAVSSEVLQDYVGDYIIFSKNADEDNSFQNTQSYKNIPAVKNNRVFEADAKAFYFNDPLSMEYQLDFFKKSFLGK from the coding sequence ATGAGAAAGCTGCTTATTCCGTTTGTTCTGTCATTAGCGGTTATGCTGAGCGCGTGCGGCGCAAGTCAAAGTCAAGGCGCAAATCAAACCGATCGCACAGGCGATAGCGGGAATTCTTCCCCCGGGTCTTCCCAGTCTTCAAACGAGCCTGACTCCGGGACCATGACTTATCAATCCGAAAACGGCCCAGTCGAGGTTCCGGCCCATCCGCAGCGCGTCGTTGTCTTGACCAGGTTCCTGACGGGCAATGTCATGCAGCTGAATGTGCCGATCGTCGGAGCGGACGAGATGTCCAAGGAAAACCCGCAATTCAAAGACCGGCTGAAAGACGTGGAAACGGTGACGGACGAAAGCTTGGAGAAGATCATCGAACTGCAGCCGGACCTCATCATCGGACAGTCTGATATTAAAAACGTAGACAAGCTCAAGCAAATTGCGCCAACGGTTACTTTTACGTACGGAAAAGTCGACTATTTGACGCAGCAGCTGGAAATCGGCAAACTGCTGAACAAGGAAAAAGAAGCCCAGGCTTGGGTGAATGATTTCAAGGCGCGGACGAAGCAGGCCGGCGAAGAGATTAAAGCGAAGGTCGGCGAAGGCGCGACGGTCTCGGTGATCGAGACGTTCAACAAGCAGCTTTACGTGTATGGCTACAATTTTGGGCGCGGCACCGAACTTTTGTATGGCGATTTGGGCTTCAGCCTGCCGGAGAAAACCAAGGAAGCAACGAAAAAGGACGGCTATTTCGCGGTATCCTCCGAAGTTTTGCAGGATTACGTGGGGGACTATATTATTTTCAGCAAAAATGCCGACGAGGACAATTCCTTCCAGAATACGCAGTCTTACAAAAATATCCCTGCCGTCAAAAACAACCGGGTTTTTGAAGCCGATGCGAAAGCTTTCTATTTCAACGACCCGCTCAGCATGGAATACCAATTGGACTTCTTTAAGAAAAGTTTCCTGGGCAAGTAA
- a CDS encoding FecCD family ABC transporter permease yields the protein MRVKLRSIPFMYKLLGSVLLLVVCFVISMLFGAQETAPHELWLALTSAASEGNVLTLQEIRLPRELAAMLAGAALAVSGAIMQGVTRNPLADPGLLGLTSGANLALAVIFACIPGISYFGIMLACFIGAAAGGGLVVGLGAVRRGNLSPVRIVLAGAAISTFLQAATEGISLAFKISKDVSMWTAGGLIGTNWEQIQTVAPVIVAGIAVSVMYSGHLTILSLSDEVAVGLGQKLARIKFILFALVILLTGAAVALAGNIAFLGLMIPHIVRKIVGTDYRYILPFSVFAGAAFMLLADTLARTINAPYETPMAAIVAMAGLPFFLLVVRKGGKSLS from the coding sequence ATGAGAGTTAAATTACGTTCCATTCCGTTTATGTATAAGCTTCTCGGCAGCGTGCTGCTGCTCGTCGTCTGCTTCGTGATCTCGATGTTGTTCGGCGCGCAGGAAACGGCGCCGCATGAACTGTGGCTGGCGCTTACTTCGGCTGCATCCGAAGGGAATGTACTCACGCTGCAAGAGATCCGTTTGCCGCGTGAACTGGCCGCGATGCTGGCCGGCGCCGCGCTTGCCGTATCCGGCGCGATTATGCAAGGGGTCACCCGCAATCCGCTCGCCGATCCCGGCTTGCTGGGACTCACGTCCGGCGCCAACCTGGCGCTTGCCGTCATTTTTGCGTGCATCCCGGGTATCAGCTACTTCGGCATCATGCTGGCTTGTTTTATCGGCGCCGCCGCAGGCGGAGGGCTGGTCGTCGGACTTGGCGCGGTGCGCCGGGGGAACTTGTCCCCAGTTCGCATCGTGCTCGCGGGAGCGGCCATCTCCACCTTTCTGCAGGCCGCCACGGAAGGCATCAGCCTTGCGTTCAAAATCTCCAAGGATGTCTCCATGTGGACGGCCGGAGGCTTAATCGGGACAAATTGGGAGCAAATTCAGACGGTCGCGCCGGTCATTGTTGCCGGAATCGCGGTGTCCGTCATGTACTCCGGCCATTTAACGATTCTCAGCCTGAGCGACGAGGTGGCGGTAGGCCTGGGGCAAAAGCTCGCGCGGATCAAATTTATTCTGTTTGCCCTGGTCATCCTGCTGACGGGGGCCGCGGTGGCGCTCGCCGGAAACATCGCCTTCCTCGGGCTGATGATTCCGCATATCGTCCGCAAGATCGTGGGCACGGATTACCGTTATATCCTGCCTTTTTCGGTGTTTGCGGGAGCCGCCTTCATGCTGCTGGCGGATACGCTCGCCCGGACCATCAACGCCCCTTACGAGACGCCCATGGCGGCGATTGTGGCCATGGCAGGCTTGCCGTTTTTCCTGCTTGTCGTGCGTAAAGGGGGCAAATCGCTATCATGA
- a CDS encoding FecCD family ABC transporter permease → MNPSAFVRKQRIILLISLGAIVLTAVASMGFGYSSLSFDRLLPVLLGHGTFKEEFVLFSVRLPRILVTLLSGMALALSGSILQSVTRNDLADPGIVGINSGAGVAISVFFLYFPIETGSFAYILPFVAFVGALITAILVYIFSCSRTRGLDPVRLVLVGVGFSMALSGIMIVIISSAERAKVDFIAKWIAGNIWGTDWPFIGALLPWLILLVPFTLFKSRQLNLLSLSEASAIGVGVHLERERLILILAAVAASASAVSVTGGIAFIGLMAPHIAKALVGPRNQLFIPVAVLLGGWLLLIADTIGRNLVDPDGIPAGVMASLLGVPYFAYLLLKK, encoded by the coding sequence ATGAATCCGTCCGCTTTTGTTCGGAAACAGCGTATCATTTTGCTGATCAGCCTCGGGGCCATCGTTCTGACGGCTGTTGCCAGCATGGGGTTCGGCTATTCTTCTCTGTCCTTCGACAGGCTGCTTCCCGTGCTGCTGGGCCACGGCACGTTTAAGGAGGAGTTCGTTCTGTTTTCCGTCAGACTGCCGCGAATTCTGGTCACATTGTTGTCGGGAATGGCCTTGGCGTTATCCGGGTCGATCCTGCAAAGCGTTACCCGCAACGATTTGGCCGACCCGGGCATCGTCGGCATCAATTCCGGAGCAGGCGTGGCGATCTCCGTGTTTTTTCTGTATTTTCCGATCGAAACGGGATCGTTTGCCTATATTCTGCCTTTTGTTGCGTTTGTCGGGGCTTTGATCACGGCCATACTCGTGTATATTTTCTCGTGCAGCCGGACCCGGGGGCTTGATCCCGTTCGCCTCGTCTTGGTTGGAGTGGGCTTCTCCATGGCGCTGTCGGGGATTATGATCGTGATTATTTCCTCGGCGGAACGCGCTAAGGTGGACTTTATCGCCAAATGGATTGCCGGCAATATTTGGGGTACGGACTGGCCTTTTATCGGGGCCTTGCTTCCGTGGCTGATCCTGCTTGTGCCGTTTACTTTGTTTAAATCCCGGCAGCTTAATCTGCTCAGCTTAAGCGAGGCATCGGCGATCGGCGTGGGCGTTCATCTTGAGCGCGAGCGGCTGATCCTGATTTTGGCCGCCGTCGCGGCATCCGCATCGGCGGTTTCCGTCACCGGGGGCATCGCCTTCATCGGCCTGATGGCTCCGCACATCGCCAAAGCGCTGGTCGGACCGCGCAATCAGCTGTTCATTCCCGTCGCGGTGCTGCTGGGCGGGTGGCTGCTGCTCATCGCCGACACGATCGGCCGCAATCTGGTCGATCCCGACGGGATTCCGGCCGGTGTTATGGCCTCGCTGCTCGGGGTGCCTTATTTTGCTTATTTACTGCTTAAAAAATAG
- the ruvC gene encoding crossover junction endodeoxyribonuclease RuvC yields MRILGIDPGIAIVGFGFIDKQGSKLTPVQYGCIQTEAHTPEEERLLHVYEGMVQLIEKYNPDAVALEKLFFNRNVTTAMSVGQARGVLVLAAVQKGLPVAEYTPMQVKQAIVGYGKAEKRQVQEMTRMFLKLQAIPKPDDVADALAVAICHAHSYTLNSKLNEVLRS; encoded by the coding sequence TTGCGTATACTTGGAATCGACCCTGGGATCGCGATCGTGGGGTTTGGATTTATCGATAAACAAGGGAGCAAACTGACTCCGGTGCAATACGGCTGCATTCAGACGGAGGCGCACACGCCGGAGGAAGAAAGGCTGCTTCATGTATATGAAGGCATGGTGCAGTTGATCGAAAAATATAACCCGGACGCGGTGGCGCTGGAGAAGCTGTTTTTTAACCGCAACGTCACGACGGCGATGTCGGTTGGACAAGCGAGGGGCGTGCTGGTGCTGGCGGCGGTCCAGAAAGGGCTGCCGGTCGCGGAATACACGCCGATGCAGGTCAAGCAGGCGATCGTCGGATACGGCAAAGCCGAAAAGCGGCAGGTGCAGGAAATGACCCGCATGTTCCTGAAGCTGCAGGCGATCCCGAAGCCGGACGATGTGGCCGATGCTTTAGCCGTCGCAATTTGCCACGCGCATTCTTACACATTAAATTCTAAATTAAACGAGGTATTGCGTTCATGA
- the ruvA gene encoding Holliday junction branch migration protein RuvA — MIDFLRGQVAHLETEYVVLDVQGVGYQVFCPNPYAFAAKGQETVTIYTHHHVREDAILLFGFPTREEQRLFRKLIEVSGIGPRVALGILSGGSPDHVVAAIHQENIGFLTKLPGIGKKTAQRMILDLKDKLEGMGGPSLFDDPSEALPAAESAYPGWPEAREGLKALGYTDAELDKVWHRMKEDVAPDEAVDSVMKKALKLLYAG; from the coding sequence ATGATCGATTTTTTGCGGGGCCAGGTGGCCCATTTGGAAACGGAATATGTTGTACTCGACGTGCAGGGCGTAGGTTATCAGGTGTTTTGCCCGAACCCGTATGCGTTTGCCGCGAAAGGACAAGAGACGGTGACGATCTATACGCATCATCATGTCCGTGAAGACGCGATTTTGCTGTTCGGCTTTCCCACCCGCGAAGAGCAGAGGCTGTTCCGCAAGCTGATCGAGGTGTCCGGCATCGGGCCGCGCGTGGCGCTGGGCATTTTGAGCGGGGGCAGTCCGGACCATGTGGTGGCGGCGATTCACCAGGAGAATATCGGCTTTCTGACCAAACTTCCGGGCATCGGCAAAAAAACGGCGCAGCGTATGATTTTGGACCTGAAAGACAAGCTCGAAGGGATGGGCGGCCCCTCTTTATTTGATGATCCGTCCGAGGCTCTCCCTGCGGCCGAATCCGCTTATCCCGGCTGGCCGGAAGCCCGGGAAGGGCTTAAGGCGCTTGGATACACGGATGCCGAATTGGACAAGGTGTGGCATCGCATGAAGGAGGATGTCGCCCCGGATGAAGCGGTGGATTCGGTAATGAAAAAGGCGCTCAAGCTGCTGTATGCCGGCTGA
- the ruvB gene encoding Holliday junction branch migration DNA helicase RuvB, producing the protein MEDRIISANLMMEDQAVELSLRPRYLAEYIGQSQIKENLKIYIEAAKMRNEALDHVLLYGPPGLGKTTLANIIANELGVNIRTTSGPAIERPGDLAALLTNLQEGDVLFIDEIHRLHRTVEEVLYPAMEDFALDIMIGKGPSARSVRLDLPPFTLVGATTRAGLLSAPLRDRFGVVSRLEFYTIGELSFIVSRGADIFGIEMVGDAAEEIALRSRGTPRIANRLLRRVRDYAQVRGDGMITTDIAKEALKMLQVDPMGLDLIDHKMLRAMITSFRGGPVGLDTIAATIGEESQTIEDVYEPYLLQIGFLQRTPRGRMVTPAAYQHLGLPMPESP; encoded by the coding sequence ATGGAAGACCGGATCATATCGGCGAATTTGATGATGGAGGATCAGGCCGTCGAGCTGAGCCTCCGTCCCCGCTACTTGGCGGAATATATCGGACAAAGCCAAATCAAGGAAAATTTAAAAATCTACATCGAAGCGGCGAAAATGCGCAATGAAGCGCTGGACCACGTTCTGCTTTACGGGCCGCCGGGACTGGGCAAAACGACGCTGGCGAACATTATCGCCAACGAGCTTGGCGTCAACATCCGCACAACGTCGGGCCCGGCGATTGAACGGCCCGGCGATTTGGCCGCCCTGCTGACGAATCTGCAGGAAGGCGATGTGCTGTTCATCGACGAAATTCACCGCCTGCACCGCACGGTTGAAGAAGTGCTGTATCCGGCGATGGAGGATTTCGCGCTGGACATCATGATCGGGAAAGGGCCAAGCGCCCGCTCGGTCCGGCTCGATTTGCCGCCGTTTACGCTGGTGGGGGCGACCACCCGGGCAGGCCTGTTGTCGGCGCCGCTGCGCGACCGCTTCGGCGTCGTCAGCCGCCTCGAGTTCTATACGATCGGCGAGCTTAGCTTCATCGTATCCCGGGGAGCCGATATTTTCGGCATCGAAATGGTCGGCGACGCCGCCGAGGAGATCGCTTTAAGATCGCGGGGGACGCCGCGGATTGCGAACCGGCTGTTAAGACGCGTCCGGGATTACGCGCAGGTGCGGGGCGACGGGATGATCACGACGGACATCGCCAAGGAGGCGTTAAAGATGCTGCAGGTCGATCCGATGGGACTCGATCTTATCGATCACAAGATGCTGCGGGCGATGATTACGAGCTTCCGGGGAGGTCCGGTCGGACTCGATACGATTGCGGCGACGATCGGCGAAGAAAGCCAAACGATCGAAGACGTGTACGAGCCATATTTGCTGCAGATCGGATTTTTGCAGCGAACCCCGCGCGGCCGTATGGTGACCCCCGCAGCTTACCAGCATTTGGGGCTGCCCATGCCGGAAAGCCCTTAA